A region of Nostoc sp. 'Peltigera membranacea cyanobiont' N6 DNA encodes the following proteins:
- a CDS encoding CbtB-domain containing protein, whose translation MTVQSSSSIQQQVTTQVLSVPVQSALYIALCSLTLWTIYFTTYPAIHDTTHTLRHHTLMVSCH comes from the coding sequence ATGACAGTTCAATCTTCTAGTTCGATTCAGCAACAAGTCACCACTCAAGTGCTATCAGTGCCTGTACAATCAGCGCTCTATATTGCACTGTGTTCTTTGACTCTGTGGACAATTTATTTCACTACATACCCCGCTATCCATGACACGACTCATACTCTGCGTCACCACACCCTGATGGTGAGTTGCCATTAG
- the hpnJ gene encoding hopanoid biosynthesis associated radical SAM protein HpnJ — MKKTLFLSPPSFDGFDGGAGSRYQAKREITSFWYPTWLAQPAALVPGSKLIDAPPHGQTVEDVIEIAQDYELIIMHTSTPSLPNDVKCAETIKAQNPNVQIGLIGAHVAVLPEQTLIENPIVDFVCRHEFDYTCKEIAEGKSWEEITGLSYRDRQGNIRHNEDRPLIHDWDSMPSVLPVYHRDLDITKYFIGYLLHPYISFYTGRGCPAKCTFCLWPQTIGGHLYRTKSPEAVGREMEEAKAIFGDKVREYMFDDDTFTIDKHRAIAISEHLRRLKLTWSCNARANLDYDTLKQLRDNGLRLLLVGFESGNQQILDGIKKGIKLEVARKFMENCHKLGITVHGTFIIGLPDETPQTIEETVRFACDISPHTIQVSIAAPYPGTELYRQAQENNWFSNSSLVASSGIQMSTLQYPNLSSTEIEDAVEKMYRKFYFRPRAIIPIVGEMLTDPQMLVRRLREGREFFSYLKDRRTQATAKAESVVVG; from the coding sequence GTGAAAAAAACTTTGTTTCTCAGCCCTCCTTCCTTCGATGGTTTTGATGGTGGAGCCGGTTCCCGATATCAAGCCAAGCGTGAGATTACTTCCTTCTGGTATCCTACATGGCTGGCGCAACCCGCAGCCCTTGTGCCTGGTAGCAAGCTTATAGATGCACCCCCACACGGTCAAACAGTAGAAGATGTCATTGAAATTGCTCAAGATTACGAGCTAATTATCATGCACACCAGCACGCCTTCGCTGCCTAATGATGTGAAGTGTGCCGAGACAATCAAGGCTCAAAACCCTAATGTCCAGATTGGTTTGATTGGAGCGCACGTAGCAGTATTACCAGAACAGACGCTGATTGAAAACCCGATAGTTGACTTTGTATGTCGTCACGAATTCGACTATACCTGCAAAGAAATAGCCGAAGGGAAATCTTGGGAAGAAATCACAGGTCTAAGCTACCGCGATCGCCAGGGTAATATCCGTCATAATGAAGACCGCCCTTTGATTCACGATTGGGATTCTATGCCCAGTGTGTTGCCGGTTTATCACCGCGATTTGGATATTACCAAATACTTTATTGGCTACTTGTTGCATCCATATATTTCCTTTTACACTGGGCGGGGCTGTCCGGCAAAATGTACCTTCTGCCTTTGGCCGCAAACAATTGGCGGACACTTATACCGCACTAAAAGCCCAGAAGCTGTTGGGCGGGAGATGGAAGAAGCCAAAGCGATTTTCGGCGACAAGGTGCGAGAATATATGTTTGATGACGACACCTTTACGATTGACAAACATCGAGCGATCGCAATTAGCGAACATCTGCGGCGACTCAAACTGACTTGGAGTTGTAACGCCCGCGCCAATCTCGACTATGACACCCTCAAACAACTACGCGATAACGGTTTACGTCTACTCTTAGTCGGATTTGAATCTGGCAATCAGCAAATTTTGGACGGGATTAAAAAAGGAATCAAGCTGGAAGTCGCGCGGAAGTTTATGGAAAATTGTCATAAACTTGGCATCACCGTACACGGCACATTTATCATCGGTTTACCCGACGAAACCCCACAAACAATAGAAGAAACAGTCCGGTTTGCTTGCGATATTAGTCCTCATACAATTCAGGTTTCCATCGCCGCTCCCTATCCCGGAACAGAACTTTATCGTCAAGCACAAGAAAATAATTGGTTTAGCAACAGTTCTTTAGTTGCTAGCTCAGGAATTCAAATGTCTACACTGCAATATCCAAATCTATCCAGTACTGAGATTGAGGATGCAGTTGAGAAGATGTATCGGAAGTTTTATTTCCGTCCCAGAGCGATTATCCCAATTGTTGGTGAAATGCTTACCGATCCCCAAATGTTAGTACGCCGCTTGCGTGAAGGGCGAGAATTTTTCTCTTACTTAAAAGACCGTCGCACCCAAGCAACAGCAAAAGCAGAATCAGTAGTTGTTGGTTAG
- the hpnK gene encoding hopanoid biosynthesis-associated protein HpnK, which yields MQAQRFAIINGDDFGFSEGVNQAIIKAHKQGVVTSTSLMVSADAAKEAVTLASAHPNLAVGLHLVLVCGKSVLPPEQIPHLVDKEGNFSNSPLNAGLRYQFVRETRQELRQEIRAQLEKYRSTGLPLSHVDGHLHLHVHPVVLRILVDLAPEFDIKVIRLPSEELGITLRVNRSHLLTKLVWSAVFGRLRRYGEKLLESQGISFTQRVYGLLQTGGITEEYLLGLIPQIQANLVEIYSHPAMPAAGFANANGELGTGEAELAALLSDRVREALLNNGFEITNHHFLSQRK from the coding sequence ATGCAAGCACAGCGATTCGCCATCATCAATGGTGATGACTTTGGTTTCTCTGAGGGAGTTAATCAAGCAATTATCAAAGCACACAAACAAGGAGTCGTAACTAGTACCAGCCTGATGGTGAGCGCTGATGCTGCAAAAGAGGCTGTCACCTTAGCAAGTGCCCACCCAAATCTGGCTGTTGGTCTACATCTTGTGTTGGTATGTGGAAAGTCTGTCTTACCGCCAGAGCAGATTCCCCATTTAGTAGACAAAGAAGGTAACTTTTCCAACAGTCCACTAAACGCTGGATTGCGCTATCAATTTGTTAGGGAAACCCGTCAAGAACTGCGGCAAGAAATTCGCGCCCAGCTAGAAAAATACCGTTCTACTGGTTTGCCTCTCTCTCATGTTGATGGACATTTGCATTTGCATGTACATCCGGTAGTCTTGCGTATTTTAGTTGACTTGGCACCAGAATTTGATATTAAAGTAATTCGTCTTCCCAGTGAGGAACTAGGGATTACCTTGAGAGTTAATCGCAGTCATTTACTAACAAAGCTAGTTTGGTCAGCAGTATTTGGCAGACTACGCCGCTATGGTGAGAAACTGCTAGAGTCTCAAGGTATTAGCTTTACTCAAAGAGTTTACGGCTTATTGCAAACTGGTGGCATTACAGAGGAATATTTACTTGGGTTGATACCCCAAATCCAGGCAAACTTGGTAGAGATTTACTCTCATCCAGCGATGCCTGCGGCGGGCTTCGCCAACGCAAATGGAGAACTAGGCACAGGCGAAGCAGAACTGGCTGCATTATTAAGCGATCGAGTCCGCGAAGCGCTCCTTAATAACGGCTTTGAAATTACCAACCATCATTTCCTATCCCAACGTAAGTAG
- the hpnI gene encoding bacteriohopanetetrol glucosamine biosynthesis glycosyltransferase HpnI: MAMFASTVLTNLHLFFITFLIILCVLSILFYCYAIYAAINFFADPQPIDLEFHPPVSILKPICGLDSNAYENLASFCQQDYPKYQIIFAVQNSEDPCIEVVEKIIYNFSELDISLIVSDRVIGTNLKVSNLANAATKAKYEILVLADSDIRVGTDYLQRVIQPLQDESVGVVTCMYRSLTQGWISILEAIGTTTEFHAGVLVSNIKENGIKYAFGSTIAIPKKVLEAIGGFEAIADYLADDFQLGYLPVQAGYKVVLSDYIVEHVQISNNLVDAIRRQIRWARGKRVSRPWGYVGLIFTYGVVSSLLLLIATDGSILGWLGLCICWITRLLMAWFVGTISLKDPIVKKFLWLVPVCDLFSFAIWCFGLIGNSIEWRGQQLKLTKDGKLLVQEDKSYELSIIN; the protein is encoded by the coding sequence ATGGCTATGTTTGCATCTACTGTCTTAACAAATCTTCACCTATTTTTTATTACTTTTCTGATAATTTTGTGCGTATTATCTATTTTATTTTATTGCTATGCAATTTATGCAGCAATAAATTTTTTTGCCGATCCCCAGCCAATCGATCTAGAGTTTCATCCACCTGTTAGTATCCTCAAACCCATTTGTGGACTTGATAGCAATGCTTATGAAAATCTCGCCTCATTTTGTCAGCAGGACTATCCAAAATATCAAATCATCTTTGCTGTGCAAAACTCTGAAGACCCTTGCATAGAGGTTGTAGAGAAAATTATCTACAATTTCTCAGAATTGGATATTTCGTTAATAGTAAGCGATCGCGTCATTGGTACAAACTTGAAAGTTAGCAACTTAGCTAATGCTGCAACCAAAGCGAAATACGAAATTCTCGTCCTTGCTGATAGTGACATTCGAGTAGGAACAGACTACTTGCAAAGAGTTATCCAGCCGTTGCAAGATGAAAGCGTTGGTGTCGTTACCTGTATGTATCGCTCCTTAACTCAAGGATGGATATCGATATTAGAAGCTATTGGTACTACGACTGAGTTTCATGCAGGGGTTTTAGTCAGCAATATCAAAGAAAATGGTATAAAATATGCCTTTGGTTCCACCATTGCCATTCCGAAAAAAGTACTAGAAGCGATCGGTGGATTTGAAGCGATCGCTGATTATTTGGCAGATGATTTCCAACTTGGCTATCTACCTGTGCAAGCAGGTTACAAGGTTGTGCTTTCCGACTACATCGTTGAACACGTACAGATAAGCAACAATTTAGTTGATGCCATCAGACGGCAGATTCGTTGGGCGCGTGGTAAACGAGTTTCTCGTCCTTGGGGTTATGTAGGACTCATTTTTACCTATGGTGTAGTCAGCAGCTTGTTGCTGCTAATTGCCACGGATGGTTCAATACTAGGATGGCTAGGACTATGTATCTGTTGGATAACAAGATTGCTTATGGCTTGGTTCGTTGGTACTATTAGTTTGAAAGATCCAATTGTCAAAAAGTTTCTGTGGCTTGTTCCTGTATGCGACTTGTTCAGCTTTGCTATTTGGTGTTTTGGCTTGATTGGCAACAGTATAGAGTGGCGGGGGCAACAACTCAAGCTAACTAAAGATGGAAAGCTACTAGTACAAGAAGACAAGAGTTATGAATTATCAATTATCAATTAA
- a CDS encoding CDP-alcohol phosphatidyltransferase family protein yields MIAKPWDAQLAYWLVKPLKDSWVNPNHLTTVRLVTGLAAAVAMSTTGYAYAVGDVVWANIGAWLFALSNFLDHTDGELARLSGKSSKWGHQYDLASDAIIHILLFVCIGYGLREGKFGWWALLMGIVSGVSVACIFHLRNQMEQRLGKDASRQPNFAGFDIEDVLYLFPIVTLLDGLEPLLIAATIGAPTFALWVIWQFFALPQSEAN; encoded by the coding sequence ATGATCGCAAAGCCTTGGGATGCTCAACTTGCTTACTGGCTAGTTAAACCTCTAAAAGATAGTTGGGTAAACCCTAATCATCTCACCACAGTACGACTTGTAACAGGGTTAGCGGCTGCCGTAGCGATGTCTACGACGGGCTACGCCTACGCGGTTGGCGATGTCGTCTGGGCTAACATTGGGGCATGGCTGTTTGCTTTATCCAACTTTCTAGATCATACGGATGGTGAATTAGCTCGTTTGAGTGGAAAAAGCAGCAAATGGGGACATCAGTATGACCTCGCCAGTGACGCTATTATCCACATTCTTTTGTTTGTGTGCATTGGATATGGTCTTCGAGAGGGAAAATTTGGTTGGTGGGCGTTGCTGATGGGGATAGTATCTGGGGTGTCTGTTGCTTGCATCTTTCATTTGCGAAACCAAATGGAACAGCGTTTAGGTAAAGACGCTAGCCGTCAACCAAATTTCGCCGGGTTTGACATCGAAGATGTGCTGTATTTGTTTCCCATAGTTACCTTACTAGATGGACTAGAGCCGTTACTAATAGCAGCTACAATTGGGGCACCAACCTTTGCTTTATGGGTAATTTGGCAATTTTTTGCACTCCCACAGTCTGAAGCAAATTAA
- a CDS encoding 2OG-Fe(II) oxygenase, with protein MELQTEIDKAIAVVDYQKLQAEFQAQNELLVVENFLSNSIIKQFLTLLPSLQPAINRNYIPNYKKGGSISRYSLDSLAPIFREFYQLSAFFEFLNKITVEKLLPCPDTDPHTYALYYYTEPGDHIQYHYDTSYYHGKRYTVLLGLVDNSSSKLEYQLYKDIPEQETQTRSLSLTPGTLVLFNGDKLYHRVTPLGDNEQRIVLTLEYVTDTRMGMLKRFVSNMKDAIAYFGFRQVFRS; from the coding sequence ATGGAGCTTCAAACTGAAATTGATAAAGCTATAGCAGTTGTTGATTACCAAAAACTTCAAGCTGAGTTTCAAGCACAGAATGAATTGTTGGTGGTTGAGAACTTTCTCTCTAACTCCATCATCAAGCAGTTTTTAACCCTGTTGCCATCTTTGCAACCTGCTATCAACCGCAACTATATTCCCAATTATAAAAAGGGCGGTAGTATCAGCCGCTATAGTTTAGACAGCCTCGCTCCGATTTTTAGAGAGTTTTATCAACTCAGTGCCTTTTTTGAGTTCCTGAACAAAATTACGGTAGAAAAACTCCTTCCCTGTCCTGATACCGATCCCCATACTTACGCGCTGTACTATTACACTGAGCCTGGAGATCATATTCAGTATCATTACGATACCTCTTACTATCACGGGAAACGCTATACAGTGTTGCTTGGTTTAGTTGATAATTCATCCAGTAAGCTGGAATATCAACTCTACAAAGATATTCCTGAACAGGAGACACAAACGCGATCGCTCTCCCTCACCCCTGGTACTCTAGTTTTATTCAATGGTGATAAACTTTACCATCGAGTTACGCCTTTGGGTGACAACGAACAGCGCATTGTCTTGACTTTGGAGTACGTCACCGACACCCGTATGGGTATGTTAAAACGTTTTGTCTCGAATATGAAAGATGCGATCGCTTATTTTGGTTTTCGCCAAGTGTTTCGCAGTTAA
- a CDS encoding phosphocholine cytidylyltransferase family protein → MKAIILAAGVGRRLGKDGQIQPKCLLKFNGKSLLERHLNHLRHYQIDEVVIAVGYQAQRIQDEIKALGAEKWVSTVYNADYTKGSVISLWTVRQHLTAGDDILLMDADVLCDRRIVERLVKTDIPNSFLLDRDFEAGDEPVKLCVRDNYLVEFRKQVTLGLTYDFAGESVGFFRFGSAVARCLATRTEQYVADGRDNEPYEEVIRDLLLETPETFGYEDITGLPWLEIDFPQDIERAKNEILPQIEVVENL, encoded by the coding sequence ATGAAGGCAATTATATTAGCTGCTGGCGTTGGACGACGCTTAGGTAAAGACGGGCAAATCCAACCCAAATGCTTGCTGAAATTTAACGGCAAATCTCTATTAGAGCGCCATTTGAACCATCTCCGTCATTACCAGATTGATGAAGTAGTGATTGCCGTGGGTTATCAAGCACAAAGAATTCAGGATGAAATCAAAGCACTGGGAGCCGAAAAGTGGGTCAGTACTGTTTATAATGCTGATTATACCAAAGGTAGTGTAATTAGCCTTTGGACTGTACGTCAGCATCTAACTGCTGGTGATGACATATTATTAATGGATGCAGATGTGTTGTGCGATCGCCGCATCGTCGAACGACTAGTAAAGACAGATATTCCCAACAGCTTCTTGCTGGATCGGGATTTTGAAGCGGGAGATGAACCTGTGAAGCTTTGTGTCAGAGATAATTATCTAGTGGAGTTTCGCAAACAAGTAACTCTTGGTTTGACTTACGATTTTGCAGGCGAGTCAGTGGGATTCTTTCGTTTTGGAAGTGCTGTTGCTCGCTGTCTTGCGACTCGCACAGAACAATATGTTGCAGACGGACGCGATAATGAACCTTATGAAGAAGTAATTCGGGATCTGCTTTTAGAAACTCCAGAAACATTTGGTTACGAAGACATCACTGGATTACCTTGGTTAGAAATCGATTTTCCCCAGGATATTGAACGCGCTAAGAATGAGATTTTACCTCAGATAGAAGTTGTAGAAAATCTCTAA
- the aepX gene encoding phosphoenolpyruvate mutase — MHQIFAPTDTTANLNKCAQLRLLLESPQLDFIMEAHNGISARIVEEAGFKGIWASGLALSAQYGVRDNNEASWTQIVEMLEFMSDVTNIPILLDGDTGYGNFNNMRRLVKKLEQRGIAGVCIEDKLFPKTNSFINGSRQPLADIDEFCGKIKAGKDSQTDPDFCIVARLEALIAGWDLSEALRRAEAYHAAGATAILIHSKSSRPDQVLAFAKEWAGRSPLVIIPTKYYSTPTDVFRKAEVNLVIWANHLIRSAIASMQAIAREVKASETLINIEDDIAPVKEIFRLQGADELLEAEKRYFNNGRHDIQAIVLAASRGQELAGLTQDKPKVMLPLGGKPLLRLLVDKFKKLAINDITVVAGYKAETIDVVGAKVIRNPDYETTGELASLACAQSSFSEEMLVLYGDLLFRSYILRDLLECPGEIVAVVDSVANSKSVSGSPDYAYCSIPDDLSLFGQDVNLLDISKTTQTQLGNSSGRWIGMLRLRSQGREWLSEALNELQKRPEFNTLGLPELCNYLIEQGKPIKVLYIRGNWLDVNSLDDLDLAFQLKQ; from the coding sequence ATGCATCAAATATTTGCACCCACAGATACCACTGCAAACTTAAATAAATGTGCCCAATTGCGGCTATTACTAGAATCGCCTCAACTTGACTTCATTATGGAAGCTCACAATGGGATTAGCGCCCGGATTGTGGAAGAGGCTGGATTTAAAGGAATTTGGGCGAGTGGATTAGCCCTTTCGGCTCAATATGGCGTTCGAGATAATAATGAAGCCAGTTGGACTCAAATTGTGGAAATGCTTGAGTTCATGTCTGATGTCACCAACATCCCCATCTTGCTAGACGGAGATACAGGTTATGGCAACTTTAATAATATGCGTCGCCTGGTTAAAAAGTTAGAACAGCGAGGTATTGCTGGAGTCTGTATTGAAGATAAGCTTTTTCCCAAAACCAACAGCTTTATTAACGGTAGTCGCCAACCTTTGGCTGATATTGATGAATTCTGCGGCAAAATTAAAGCAGGTAAGGATAGTCAGACAGACCCAGATTTTTGCATCGTCGCCCGACTCGAAGCTTTGATTGCCGGTTGGGATCTTTCAGAGGCGTTGCGTCGAGCCGAAGCTTACCATGCCGCCGGAGCAACCGCTATTTTAATTCACAGTAAATCATCGCGTCCTGACCAAGTGCTAGCCTTTGCTAAAGAATGGGCGGGTCGTTCGCCATTAGTGATTATACCGACTAAGTATTACAGCACGCCTACTGATGTTTTTCGCAAAGCTGAAGTTAATTTGGTCATCTGGGCAAACCATCTGATTCGATCTGCTATTGCTAGTATGCAAGCGATCGCACGCGAAGTAAAAGCTAGTGAAACTTTAATCAACATTGAAGATGATATTGCGCCTGTAAAAGAAATTTTCCGGCTACAGGGTGCGGATGAACTGTTAGAAGCTGAAAAGCGCTACTTCAACAACGGACGACATGATATCCAAGCGATCGTTTTGGCTGCTAGCAGAGGCCAAGAATTAGCAGGATTGACACAAGATAAACCAAAAGTCATGCTACCCCTTGGAGGTAAACCTCTACTCAGGTTGTTGGTGGACAAATTTAAGAAACTTGCCATCAACGATATTACAGTGGTCGCAGGTTACAAAGCAGAAACTATAGATGTTGTGGGGGCTAAAGTCATCCGCAACCCAGATTATGAAACAACGGGAGAATTAGCATCCTTAGCTTGCGCTCAAAGTAGCTTCAGCGAAGAAATGCTGGTGCTTTACGGCGATTTACTATTTAGAAGCTACATCTTGCGTGATTTATTAGAATGTCCCGGAGAAATTGTGGCTGTAGTTGATTCTGTAGCGAACAGCAAGTCTGTTAGCGGTTCACCTGACTACGCTTATTGCTCAATTCCAGACGATCTTTCTCTGTTTGGACAGGATGTTAACTTGTTGGATATTTCTAAAACGACACAAACGCAATTAGGAAACTCTAGCGGACGCTGGATTGGGATGCTGCGCCTGCGGAGTCAAGGTAGAGAGTGGCTGAGTGAAGCACTTAATGAGTTGCAAAAACGACCGGAATTTAACACTTTGGGTTTGCCAGAACTATGCAATTATTTAATCGAGCAAGGCAAACCTATTAAGGTGCTTTATATTCGTGGTAACTGGTTAGATGTTAATTCTTTAGACGATCTTGACCTTGCTTTTCAATTGAAACAATAG
- the aepY gene encoding phosphonopyruvate decarboxylase — MIQAEEFVEAARNIGFGWYSGVPCSFLTPFINYVINDVQLRYISAANEGDAVAIAAGTAIAGKPAVVMMQNSGLGNAINPLTSLTYIFRIPLLLICTLRGDRLLQDEPQHELMGQITEKLLETMTVPWEYFPTDAAEIEPVLQRATAYMQQERRPYALIMRKGSISPHTLIRSSIPKREDNNTHIYQSFFRDRRVSRSEALARIVELIDAENTVIIATTGYTGRELFASKDSANHLYMVGSMGCASSMGLGLSLARPDLKVVVIDGDGAALMRMGNFATIGTYGGANLTHILLDNEVHDSTGAQATVSAGISFAKIAEACGYGLIFAGDDPALLDALFTADINTRPKFAHLKIRPGTLEKLPRPNLTPEAVLQRFMKHIGSEL, encoded by the coding sequence ATGATTCAGGCAGAGGAATTTGTAGAAGCTGCGCGTAATATTGGCTTTGGGTGGTACAGTGGCGTACCCTGTTCTTTTCTCACGCCTTTTATTAACTACGTCATCAATGACGTTCAACTTAGATATATTTCCGCAGCCAATGAGGGAGATGCTGTAGCGATCGCAGCTGGAACCGCAATTGCTGGAAAACCAGCTGTGGTGATGATGCAAAACTCTGGTTTGGGAAATGCAATTAACCCGCTAACTTCCCTCACTTATATATTTCGGATTCCATTGCTGCTGATTTGTACCTTGCGGGGCGATCGCCTATTGCAAGATGAACCCCAACATGAATTAATGGGGCAAATCACAGAGAAATTGCTGGAAACCATGACTGTACCTTGGGAATATTTTCCTACAGATGCAGCAGAAATAGAGCCAGTTCTCCAAAGAGCTACAGCTTACATGCAACAAGAGCGCCGTCCTTATGCTCTAATTATGCGTAAAGGATCGATATCTCCCCATACCCTCATCCGTTCTTCCATCCCCAAACGAGAAGATAATAACACTCATATTTACCAAAGCTTTTTTCGAGATCGTCGCGTTTCCCGCAGCGAAGCACTAGCGCGGATTGTGGAACTTATTGATGCAGAAAACACTGTAATAATTGCCACAACTGGTTACACGGGACGCGAACTATTCGCCAGTAAAGATAGTGCCAATCATCTTTACATGGTTGGGTCGATGGGCTGCGCTTCCTCAATGGGATTGGGGCTATCCTTAGCACGTCCAGACCTCAAGGTTGTGGTGATTGATGGCGATGGAGCAGCACTGATGCGAATGGGTAATTTTGCGACTATTGGCACTTATGGCGGTGCTAATTTGACCCATATTCTCTTAGATAATGAAGTCCACGATTCCACAGGCGCACAAGCCACCGTTTCTGCGGGTATCTCCTTTGCCAAAATTGCCGAAGCGTGCGGTTATGGACTTATATTCGCCGGAGACGATCCAGCGCTTTTAGATGCTTTGTTTACCGCAGATATTAACACTAGACCGAAATTTGCTCATCTAAAAATCCGTCCAGGGACTTTAGAAAAGCTACCCCGTCCCAACCTCACCCCAGAAGCGGTTTTGCAACGTTTTATGAAACACATTGGTTCTGAGCTATAG
- a CDS encoding serine/threonine-protein kinase has translation MLAGTILQDGKYTLIQEIGRGGFGITFKATHHYLGQEVVMKTINERLRQHPDFAKFERQFQDEARRLATCIHPNIVRVSDFFVEAGLPYMVMEYIRGETLGDAFVLAGITLPEATAIHYIRQIGAALQVVHNNGLLHRDVKPDNIIQRLGTEEVVLIDFGIAREFNGSVRQTHTGLVSEGYSPIEQYLTQAPRTPATDVYGLAATLYALLTAQVPMPALLRDREQMPSPRELQPHLSAALNQAVMRGMAVESRFRPATVAEWLQLLPGNEANLSAQALATYAVPTVNLSAQQAVTLLGKTAQNGIHKPSVLVQPNPGIAKENVLTKKPGSSILIAMGVALVAATAGFGITSILPKSQPQPTTKPLFEQPTQEPDAKVPNSENGKETNATSTTESRPVSNSKRRRNRRSSPQETPSSPTQESQRSDLEQSAPSPSVSPTPSLVEKLRAIRSSRSASPAPLPQKNLPTSNQNSASPQPVIPPNSVVIPTTPPTQSKQSDPSAVVVPTLEKQNSQTDNQPQSDRKLQEKLQDDNN, from the coding sequence ATGTTAGCAGGCACAATTTTGCAGGATGGAAAATATACCCTAATTCAAGAAATAGGGCGGGGTGGCTTTGGCATTACGTTTAAAGCTACCCATCACTACTTGGGTCAGGAGGTGGTGATGAAAACCATCAATGAACGGCTGCGACAACATCCTGATTTTGCGAAATTTGAGCGCCAGTTCCAAGATGAAGCCAGACGATTAGCTACGTGTATCCACCCAAATATAGTCCGAGTCAGTGACTTTTTTGTGGAAGCCGGATTGCCTTACATGGTGATGGAATACATTCGTGGCGAAACCTTGGGAGACGCATTTGTATTAGCAGGAATAACCTTACCTGAAGCCACAGCAATTCATTACATCCGGCAAATTGGGGCAGCTTTGCAGGTAGTACATAATAATGGTTTGCTACACCGAGATGTCAAACCAGATAATATTATCCAACGCCTTGGAACTGAGGAAGTAGTACTAATTGATTTTGGCATTGCCAGGGAATTTAATGGCAGCGTCCGGCAGACTCACACTGGTTTAGTTTCTGAAGGCTATTCTCCAATTGAGCAGTATTTGACGCAAGCGCCGCGCACACCCGCCACCGATGTTTATGGTTTAGCCGCAACCTTGTATGCACTGTTGACAGCCCAAGTTCCAATGCCAGCATTATTGCGCGATCGCGAACAAATGCCTTCTCCCCGCGAACTGCAACCACACTTGAGTGCTGCTCTCAACCAGGCAGTAATGCGCGGAATGGCGGTGGAATCTCGTTTTCGCCCAGCGACAGTTGCTGAATGGTTACAACTGCTACCTGGAAATGAGGCGAATCTGTCAGCGCAAGCCTTAGCCACTTATGCAGTCCCAACTGTCAATTTATCTGCCCAACAAGCCGTAACTTTGCTGGGGAAAACTGCCCAAAATGGCATTCATAAACCATCTGTGTTGGTGCAGCCCAACCCAGGTATCGCCAAGGAAAATGTACTGACTAAAAAACCTGGCTCATCAATATTGATTGCTATGGGTGTAGCCCTGGTTGCTGCTACGGCAGGTTTTGGCATCACTAGCATCTTACCGAAATCTCAGCCGCAGCCAACCACAAAGCCGCTTTTTGAACAGCCAACTCAAGAACCAGATGCGAAAGTACCTAACTCCGAGAATGGGAAAGAGACTAACGCCACCTCAACAACCGAATCAAGACCTGTTTCTAATTCCAAGCGGCGGCGTAATCGCCGTTCTTCCCCCCAAGAAACTCCCAGCAGCCCTACACAAGAATCACAACGCAGCGATTTGGAGCAATCTGCACCATCACCTAGCGTTTCCCCCACACCCTCGCTAGTAGAGAAGTTACGGGCAATCAGGTCATCTCGGAGTGCTTCGCCCGCACCATTGCCACAAAAGAACTTACCCACTTCTAATCAGAATTCTGCTTCCCCTCAACCGGTGATTCCGCCAAATTCTGTGGTTATACCAACAACACCACCCACACAATCCAAACAGTCAGATCCTTCGGCTGTGGTAGTACCAACACTGGAAAAGCAAAATTCACAGACTGATAATCAACCGCAGAGCGATCGCAAATTGCAGGAAAAGCTACAAGATGATAACAATTAG